ATTAACGAATAAACTCACAGACTAACCATAAATCGATTACCAGATACCGAGGGCTAGATGACCGCAAAAGTTACCAAACGTTCTGAGCAAAAACGTGCACGTGAAACCAAAGATAAAATTCTGACCGCTGCTATCAAAGAGTTTTCAGCGGCAGGATTCGAAGGGGTATCGACACGTGCAATAGCCAGCCGTGCAGGGGTGAATCATACTTTGATTACCCATCATTTTGGCAGTAAAGCTGAGCTATGGAAAACGGCAGCGAAGGCCATCTTTGATACTTATTCGGCACAATCTGAAAAACGATTGCTTGATCTGGGTGATGTTGAGCAGAAAAAAGTAGTACGTGAGTTATTAAAGCACTATATTGAGTTCAGCGCTGAGTTTCCAGACTTTCATCGGTTTATGATTCAGGCCAACCGCGGTGATTTAGAGTTGTTAAATTGGTTTACCGATGAGTATTTAAGCCAGTATTCAGACTCAGAACTCGACTTATTACAACAAGCGCAAAAACTGGGTCTTATGCCGCAGGGTGATAGTCTTCATATTCGATATTTGTTTATGGGGGCAGTGACTTCTATTTTTACTTTTGCACCGCAATATCAACGTTTATCTGGAAAAGATCCGTTTTCTGAAGCCGTTGTTGAAAAGCATATTGATTATGTGTTGTCATTATTTGAAGTCAAAAAAGACACAATACTAGGGTAGAGCGTATGCCCCAAAGCGATATCACTTTTAAGACATTATATTGAACAAAAAAGAGCGCTCAGCATCTAATGTTGAGCGCTCTTTTTATCTTAGAATAACTGATTAACCATTTTTAGCGAATAGCATCAAACCGGTTAATACCAGAACAATCCCCATGATACCAAGCAGAGAGGGTGCCGGATTGTTCAAAAATATCATACCGCCCACTAAGGCAAAAACCACTTCACTGGCTTGAGTCGCATCAACCCCTGCCACTTCGCTAGGGCTCTCGGCTTGCTCGCGGGCAAACAAAAACAAGCTGGTTGCAATCACACCAGACAGTAGCGCGACCAAAAAGGTATTATTAACTTGTGCAACATCAGGTAGTTCAGGGCGAATCATAACACCTAAAACCAACCAAAAAGGGGCGCTGCCCAGCGTCATTAACCACACTTTATTAAATGAATCTCGTAATAAAGTGGTGGGTATGGTTGGGATTTGCTCAATAGATTGCTGTAGCTTAGATTTTGGTAAGGTCGTCACTGCCACACTTTTAGGCTGCTGCTGAAAGTAATCCGCCATTTTTAACGACACAATTCTAGGTGCCAGAGTCGTTAATGGTTGAAACTCGTTATTAACTGTCCAAAATTGTAAGGTCTGCATGTTTAGCTTTTTCTGAGCTTGCTTAACGTTGTAAGCGCGCGCATTGTAGGATGCTTGCCAAACCAACTGGCTGCCAATTGGATAACTAAAAGCGGCAATAAGACAGGGCAGCGTCCCATAAATAAGCACGTGTGATAAAGGCGTGTCTAGCCCAAAAAATCCAGCTGAACTGCTAAGCGCTTCGCTGACATTAGCTAGTATCACCCCAACAAAGATAATAGTGGCATAGAAAATAAAGCGTCTTTCAAAACGATGACCAAATGCCATCAGCACGAATAAGCTGGCAACCACCGTAAACATAAAGGTAGCCGCAACCACCCAACCGCTAACATGATCTGCGGCATAGCAAAGTCCGGCATAAAAAAAGCCAAACCCAATACTGCCGGTAACTGACCAAAATCGCCAGTGGCTGATAAATATATCCCACAGCTGTCTGATTCTTTGCCATCCAAAACGTATGCTAATCAGCGCCGTTAATAAAATCAGTGCAAACAGATAACGCAAACTGGCAGACCAAAACCAATGTCCACCAGCGGCACTCATTATTTCATTGAGTACATACGTTGAGCTAAAAAAAGCGCACGCAACTAGGGTAATTAAAATCAGTTTTAGCATAAACACTCAGGCAGTTAGAAATTTTATGACTCGAAAAGACCGCTGTTTATTTACCTTTGGCATCGGCCCATATGATTTTGTGAAGCTGCAGTTGTAGGCGTACAGGCAGGGCATCAGCCAATATCCACTCTGCAAGCTCACGTGCTAAGTTAGGCACATCAACGCTAGCAACATCACCTTGTGCATCCTCATGGACGTTGAACATAGGTGAGAACCACACGGTTGATACACGCTGATCAAGCTGATGCTCAGCGACTATCTGCTTGGCCCAGTCATAATCTGTGCGATTCATAATCACGAATTTGATTTGATCATGTTGGGTTAGATAATCAAGGTTGGACCATAAGTTTTTGTCAGCTTCACCACTACTCGGGGTCTTGATATCCATCACTTTGCTGACCGCTTCAGGAACCTCAGCCACGCTTAACGCACCAGCTGTCTCTAACGAAATCTCATAGCCGTCATCAAGTAGTAGAAGCATCAGAGGTATTGCATTGGGCTGAGCTAATGGCTCACCACCGGTTAGGCAGATGCGCTTGCAAGGGTATTGAGCGATATCTGCAATGATGGCATCTAGGCTAAGACGCTCACCGCCTGTGAAGGAGTAAGTGGTGTCGCAGTAAACACAGCGTAGAGGGCAGCCAGTCAAGCGCACAAATACAGTGGGCAAGCCAGCCGTTAGCGCTTCGCCTTGTAGAGAGTAAAAAATCTCTGTCATACGTAATCCAGCTTCAGGATCAGTGACAGGAATGTTGGTCGTTCTTAAATTTGACATAGTAAGCGGTCAGGTTATGAATGAATTTGGTGATAACAGTGATGGCGTTAATAAAAAAGTAAAGGTAAGGATTTTGAATCCTTACCTTCTGGTATTTAACATTTGTTATTAATTAATGAGTATTTGTCTTAATGAATACTTGGCTGTTATTAATAAGAAAATAAAAGCTAAAGCTGTGATAGTAATAAGCAAACCTTATCTTGTCAGTAATAAATATCTTAAGATAAGAAGCCTTTACTTCATTCTAGTTAAGGCACACATAGCCGGTGCATGACCATAGCAATTATGAGCATTATATAGCTTGATATTAATGGTGTAGCCCTTGCTTTTCATACACTGAGTTTGAGCTTCAAATTTTGTTTTGTTGATTTGGCTGACATCATCAACATACTGACACGCCTTTAGGTCGGCACGAGTTGTTTCCACTGTTGCCCCTGATTTTTCCCAAGCCTCAACAGCACTTGGCGCAGGCTGATGGTAACTGGGCACCATAATGACACACCCTGACAGTGTTAAGCTAACAGTTGCTGCTAGGCCAACTAACATATTTTTCATAAGGCGTATCCTTATTTAATCAACCAGTATTTTAAACTTGAATGATGTTGCTATAACAACGACAAAAGATTAAGCCAAGCGTAACAGCTCATTGATGCTGGTTTTTGAACGCGTTTTGGCATCAACTTTTTTGACAATCACTGCGCAATATAAACTGTGCGTACCGTCTTTTGATGGAAGGCTACCTGATACAACAACTGAGCCGGCAGGAATGCGGCCATAGCTAATTTCGCCAGTTTCACGATCCAAGATCTTGGTTGACTGTCCGATATAGACACCCATTGAAATTACTGAGCCTTCTTCAACGATAACACCCTCAACAATTTCAGAACGTGCTCCGATAAAGCAGTTGTCTTCAATGATGGTTGGGTTAGCTTGTAACGGCTCTAAAACACCGCCGATACCAACACCGCCTGATAAATGTACGTTTTTACCAATTTGTGCACATGAGCCAACGGTTGCCCAAGTGTCTACCATAGTGCCTTCATCAACGTAGGCGCCAATATTGGTATAGCTTGGCATTAACACTACGCCTTTACCGATAAATGAACCGCGACGAGCAACAGCCGGTGGCACAACACGCACACCTGATTCAGCGAACTGAGCAGGGGTCCAGTTTGCAAATTTAGTCGGAACCTTATCATAGAATTGTAGGTGTTCTGCTGATGGCATTGCATAGTTATCATTCATGCGAAATGACAGCAACACTGCTTTTTTGGCCCACTGATTGACGACCCATTCACCTTCTTTCTTTTCAGCAACGCGTAAACTGCCATTATCTAGCTGTTCAAGGACGCTTTCTACCGCTTTCTTAACGTCTTCTGGCATGGTGCTTGGGCTATAATCAGCGCGATTTTCAAAAGCTTGTTCAATGATTTGTTCTAATGACATAAATGATTCCGTAATGTGCTAGTGTGCGTTAACTTAAAGTTAACCGCGCCTATGCATTAATTAAAAATAAGGAGGGTTATTGTCGCTAATTTTTGGTCATATAGCAAACGCTGTCACCCTTTTTTTATGACCAGCTCAGTACGCAAAGTGCCTTTGATAGCCAGTCATAGCCTATATTAAAGTGTTTTAGGCGTTATCGATTTGTTTTTGTAACCAGTTCAGCAAATCTTGATAGACCAGTTGATTGTCTTTTTCATGCAAGGGTTCATGACGCATTAAGGGGTATAAAAGCTGTTCAACTTGTTTGAACCCTTGCTTTTGCATGCGAATGGTTAGTTTGCGTATGCCTTTACCCATATCACCGACTGGATCATCTTCGCCACTGATAAATAGCATAGGGAAGCTTGGGTCAATGGTATCCGCCCAGCCTTTGTCAAGACCGGCTTGCATTAATTGGAATAAAGTCAAATAGCCATTGTTGGTGAAGTCAAAACCACACAGAGGATCATTTTCATACTCTTTAATGGCTTCAGGATTGGCACATAACCAGGCACGATCTGATTTGATACGGTTATTCTTTAAGCGTGAATTGAATAATTTATTAACCACAGCGGTAAAGGTGGCATTAGGGCGCTTCGGTTGTAATCGATTAAGTGTTTTTGCTAATGGAATACCTAATTTAACCAATGGGTTGTAATCACTGCTGCCCATTAAAATGGCGCCATCAAACTCACTACTGTGAACTTGTAGCACAGTACGAGCGATAAATGAGCCCATTGAATGCCCTAAGATAAAGTGAGGTACATCAGGGTATTGCTGCTTAAGAATATCAGCCATGATAATGACATCTTTTAACAGCGTTTGCATCGGGTGTTTTTTGGCGAAATAACCCAATTCATCAGCATTACGAATACTGCGTCCATGACCTAAATGATCATAGGTTAGGACAGCAATACCGTGCTCTGCTAAAAACTGAGCAAATTTGGCATAGCGCCCGCTGTGCTCAGTCATACCGTGTAAAATCAGCAAGGTTGCTTTGGCAGGTTGTTTTGGCTCAAATAGGGTATGGTTTAGAGTGTGAATCTTATCTGATGAGAGCAGAGTCTTAACCATGAAGCGTCCTTTATATAATAGTATTGGTTTTTGCTTGATATTGTATGAAGTCTGACCAGAGTACAGCTGTTTACATCCGTTGTTTTAAGTCAACAGCTATTGCCTGTTAAAACTAATAATCCGTAAACTAGTGAATAATCTTGACCGATATTGATTGAAAATATTGGTTCAAATTTTTGGTAAATAATGACTTATTATACCTGATAATTGCATAGCGCTCAGGGTCTAGATGCTGATATTATTATTGCGCTTTAGTATCAGTTTGTTGCAATATATGCTATAAATATTACTACTTCAAAAAATAAATTTTGTAAGTTTATGATAATCACACTCTGCATTAGTTTATATTGAAAATCGAAGTATGCATTTTAACTTTCAGCGTATAACCATAGCTGATAACTTATATCAATAATTCATACCACTCATTCATAGGTACTAGGATATAACCATGACAAAAAAATCATTTAAAACAAAAGCATCTTTATTAGCAACTGTACTTTTAGCAAGCAGTCTTGGCTTGAGCGCATGCTCAAATGAAAGTGATACAAATAGTGCTGCAGATAGTGAAGCAGCAGTATCGGCAGATAAATTACAAACTAAGTTTGTTACGCTTGCAACTGGCGGTGCATCTGGTCCATATAACATTATTGGTACCTCTCTAACAGAAGCTTACAATGCGACCTATGGCGTTAACTCTAAAACGCAAACCACAGGTGCTTCGGTTGAAAATATGAATTTGATCGATCAAGGCAAGGTTGAAATGGCCTTTGCAATGAGCGATGTTGTGAACGATGCTGTGCTGGGTAGAAATAACTTTAATGCACCAATCACTAAAGTACAGCAAGTTGCAGCGCTATATCCTAACTATGTTCAAATCGTGACTTCAAAAAAATCAGGTATCAAGAACTTTGAAGACTTGAAGGGTAAACGTATTGCAGTGGGTGCACAAAACTCTGGAGTTGAAGTAAATGCGCGCAACTTACTACAAGGTTTTGGCATGACATATGATGATGTTAAAGTTGACTATTTGGGTTATGCAGAAGCTGCTGATGCCTTAAAATCAGGTAAGCTAGATGCCGCTTTCTTAACCAGTGGCTTGCCAAACTCGTCGTTAATGGAGCTGCAACAAGGGTTTGATTTGCAGTTGGTTAGTATCGATCCTGCTAAGGTTGCAGAAATTGCTCAAGATGAAACTTACTTTACGGCAAAAGAAATTCCAGCAGGCACCTATGGCAATGAAACTGCTATTCCGACAGCTGCTATCATGAATGCTTTGGTTGTAAGCTCTGATATGTCAGAAGATGATGTTTACAAGTTAACCAAAACCTTCTTTGAGAGCTTGGATAAGTTAAAAACAGCGCATCAGGCAGCAGCGGATATTAGTTTAGAAAATGCACAACAAGGCATGGTTGCACCTGTTCACCCTGGTGCTCAAAAGTACTATGATGAGCAAGTTGCTCAGTAGTATTTATTAGGTTATTGTCTTTAGATGATAAAGCCATTAAAAAACCAGTACGGCCAACTTCGCTTTACTGGTTTTTTTGTTTTGGTATTCTTGATTAGCGGTGTTTTGTTAGTTGCTAATTGGCAGCAACAACGCATTGAAGTTGTCTTTAAAAATCAATCTTGTCTGTTAGAAGGAACAGCCTTTGAACTTCAATGGATTCATTCAGTTGAAAAGCAACAATGGGTGGAAGCTTATCAAGTTCAAGATAAAAACTTATTGCTAACAGATACCTATTTTGAAACCTTTGGTGCCGGATCGCCGTCGATGTCTGCAAGTGACTTAATAGACGATAGTATTCAACACCAATCACAGTTGTTGAATCAAAAGCAAGCCGCTGCTTACCAAGCTAGACAGAATCACTTGAATCAAAAATATCAACATTATGTGCACTATCAAGTTAATCAGCAACTGCCATATCTAAACTGGATGGTGTCCTCTCATGTAAAGGCTATCATTATCAATCAGAATCAAACACTGCCAATTTATCAATGGGTTAGTGATTATACTAATATTTATATTGCACCCAAGAAACTAACAGTATGGGCGCAGCTGTTACAGGAATCATGTCATGACTACACCGCACACAGTTCGGCCAGAATCAGAGGATGATTTAGGTTCACCATCTGCTGAAAAGCAGCAGCAGATACTTGAAAAGTTTGATAGAGAGTCAGTCACACGACGTTTAAAAAATAAGCACATTGGTTGGTTTATTTCAGCTTTGGCTATCGCTTATGCTGCTTTCCACTTATATATTACATTTAACCCAATGCCAGCATTATTGCAGCGTGCCATTCACGTTGGTGTCGGATTTGCATTAATTTTTCTAATTTTCCCGGTATCTAAAAAGTCATCGAGACAGAAAGTGGCCTGGTATGATTGGATCTGGAGTATTCTTTCATTTTCAGGTGTTGCTTACCTAATGGTTGAATACCAGGATATTGTTACTGTGCGCGGGGGGATACCAAATCAGTTAGATATTGTCTTCGCTATAATTACCGTCCTGTGCGTATTAGAAGGCACACGACGTATTACAGGGTTTATTTTGCCGTTATTCGCCCTTATCTTTTTAGCATATCCCTTCTTTAGTCATTTAGACTTTATGCCTAATAGGCTATTAACCAGACCCTATGATATCGGAGATATTTTCGGTCAGTTATATTTAAAAACCGAAGGTTTATATTCAACTGCCATCGGTGCCTCTGTTACTTTTATCTTCTTATTTATCTTATTCGGTGCTTTTTTATCTCGATCAGGGATGGGGCAACTGTTTAATGATTTAGCATTAGCGCTGGCAGGGCATAAGCAAGGCGGGCCAGCAAAAGTTGCGGTGATATCAAGTGGATTTATGGGAAGTATTAATGGTGCAGCTGTCGCAAACGTCGTAGGCACCGGTGCCTTCACCATTCCTCTAATGAAAAAAGTTGGTTATCATAAAAACTTTGCAGGTGCTGTTGAAGCCAGTGCTTCTGTGGGCGGACAAGTGTTGCCACCTATTATGGGTGCCAGTGCTTTTATCATGGCCGAAACAACTGGGGTTAAGTACAGTACCATTGCATTAGCAGCATTACTGCCAGCAGTTTTATACTATCTTGGTGTGATTGCTCAAGTGCACTTTCGAGCAGGACGCCGTGATTTAAAAGGGATTGCAAAAGAGAGTTTGCCACGCCTTAAAGATGTGATGAAGGCACGTGGGCATATGCTATTACCGATTGTATTTCTAGTCTTTTTGTTAGGTAAATCAGTACCTGTAGGTTTCGCTGCAGCATATACTATTGGGTTTACGGTAGTAATGAGTATGCTAAAGGCTGAAACGCGTATGGGCTTTAAGGATATACTGGGTGCTCTTGAAGATGGTGCTCGCCAGTCTTTAGCGGTAATGGCAGCTTGTGCGGTGGTAGGTATTATCATCGGTGTGGTGAGTTTAACCAGCTTTGGCTCGGTAATGACTTCTTCCATTGTGACCTTAGGCGCAGGTTCATTATTCTTAACCCTTATTTTGACCATGTTAGCGTCTATGGTATTGGGTATGGGTCTACCTTCAATTCCTGCGTATATTATTACGGCGACTATGGCAGCGCCAGCATTGGCAGGTTTTGATATTCCTATTTTAGCCGCCCATATGTTTGTATTTTACTTTGGTATCTTCGCTAATATTACACCGCCAGTTTGTTTAGCAGCCTTTGCTGGTGCGGGTATTGCCGGCGGTGATCCAATGAAAACAGGCTTCCAGTCTTTAAGACTGGCTTTAGCTGGATTTATTGTTCCCTTCATGTTCATCTATAATCCCACCATGTTAATGATTGACCCAGCAGGGCTTGCAGTGACTGCCAAAGAGTTCCCTTTACCACCAGTGATTGAAATTATTACAGTTGTATTTACTTCAGTGACTGGTGTGATTGGATTAAGTGCAGCAGTAGAAGGGTACTTTAAAGGTGAGATGAATGCGATTAC
Above is a window of Psychrobacter sp. FDAARGOS_221 DNA encoding:
- the queE gene encoding 7-carboxy-7-deazaguanine synthase QueE, which gives rise to MSNLRTTNIPVTDPEAGLRMTEIFYSLQGEALTAGLPTVFVRLTGCPLRCVYCDTTYSFTGGERLSLDAIIADIAQYPCKRICLTGGEPLAQPNAIPLMLLLLDDGYEISLETAGALSVAEVPEAVSKVMDIKTPSSGEADKNLWSNLDYLTQHDQIKFVIMNRTDYDWAKQIVAEHQLDQRVSTVWFSPMFNVHEDAQGDVASVDVPNLARELAEWILADALPVRLQLQLHKIIWADAKGK
- a CDS encoding TetR/AcrR family transcriptional regulator, encoding MTAKVTKRSEQKRARETKDKILTAAIKEFSAAGFEGVSTRAIASRAGVNHTLITHHFGSKAELWKTAAKAIFDTYSAQSEKRLLDLGDVEQKKVVRELLKHYIEFSAEFPDFHRFMIQANRGDLELLNWFTDEYLSQYSDSELDLLQQAQKLGLMPQGDSLHIRYLFMGAVTSIFTFAPQYQRLSGKDPFSEAVVEKHIDYVLSLFEVKKDTILG
- a CDS encoding alpha/beta hydrolase, coding for MVKTLLSSDKIHTLNHTLFEPKQPAKATLLILHGMTEHSGRYAKFAQFLAEHGIAVLTYDHLGHGRSIRNADELGYFAKKHPMQTLLKDVIIMADILKQQYPDVPHFILGHSMGSFIARTVLQVHSSEFDGAILMGSSDYNPLVKLGIPLAKTLNRLQPKRPNATFTAVVNKLFNSRLKNNRIKSDRAWLCANPEAIKEYENDPLCGFDFTNNGYLTLFQLMQAGLDKGWADTIDPSFPMLFISGEDDPVGDMGKGIRKLTIRMQKQGFKQVEQLLYPLMRHEPLHEKDNQLVYQDLLNWLQKQIDNA
- a CDS encoding DUF1850 domain-containing protein — its product is MIKPLKNQYGQLRFTGFFVLVFLISGVLLVANWQQQRIEVVFKNQSCLLEGTAFELQWIHSVEKQQWVEAYQVQDKNLLLTDTYFETFGAGSPSMSASDLIDDSIQHQSQLLNQKQAAAYQARQNHLNQKYQHYVHYQVNQQLPYLNWMVSSHVKAIIINQNQTLPIYQWVSDYTNIYIAPKKLTVWAQLLQESCHDYTAHSSARIRG
- a CDS encoding TAXI family TRAP transporter solute-binding subunit — translated: MTKKSFKTKASLLATVLLASSLGLSACSNESDTNSAADSEAAVSADKLQTKFVTLATGGASGPYNIIGTSLTEAYNATYGVNSKTQTTGASVENMNLIDQGKVEMAFAMSDVVNDAVLGRNNFNAPITKVQQVAALYPNYVQIVTSKKSGIKNFEDLKGKRIAVGAQNSGVEVNARNLLQGFGMTYDDVKVDYLGYAEAADALKSGKLDAAFLTSGLPNSSLMELQQGFDLQLVSIDPAKVAEIAQDETYFTAKEIPAGTYGNETAIPTAAIMNALVVSSDMSEDDVYKLTKTFFESLDKLKTAHQAAADISLENAQQGMVAPVHPGAQKYYDEQVAQ
- the dapD gene encoding 2,3,4,5-tetrahydropyridine-2,6-dicarboxylate N-succinyltransferase — translated: MSLEQIIEQAFENRADYSPSTMPEDVKKAVESVLEQLDNGSLRVAEKKEGEWVVNQWAKKAVLLSFRMNDNYAMPSAEHLQFYDKVPTKFANWTPAQFAESGVRVVPPAVARRGSFIGKGVVLMPSYTNIGAYVDEGTMVDTWATVGSCAQIGKNVHLSGGVGIGGVLEPLQANPTIIEDNCFIGARSEIVEGVIVEEGSVISMGVYIGQSTKILDRETGEISYGRIPAGSVVVSGSLPSKDGTHSLYCAVIVKKVDAKTRSKTSINELLRLA
- a CDS encoding multidrug resistance efflux transporter family protein, translating into MLKLILITLVACAFFSSTYVLNEIMSAAGGHWFWSASLRYLFALILLTALISIRFGWQRIRQLWDIFISHWRFWSVTGSIGFGFFYAGLCYAADHVSGWVVAATFMFTVVASLFVLMAFGHRFERRFIFYATIIFVGVILANVSEALSSSAGFFGLDTPLSHVLIYGTLPCLIAAFSYPIGSQLVWQASYNARAYNVKQAQKKLNMQTLQFWTVNNEFQPLTTLAPRIVSLKMADYFQQQPKSVAVTTLPKSKLQQSIEQIPTIPTTLLRDSFNKVWLMTLGSAPFWLVLGVMIRPELPDVAQVNNTFLVALLSGVIATSLFLFAREQAESPSEVAGVDATQASEVVFALVGGMIFLNNPAPSLLGIMGIVLVLTGLMLFAKNG
- a CDS encoding TRAP transporter permease; amino-acid sequence: MTTPHTVRPESEDDLGSPSAEKQQQILEKFDRESVTRRLKNKHIGWFISALAIAYAAFHLYITFNPMPALLQRAIHVGVGFALIFLIFPVSKKSSRQKVAWYDWIWSILSFSGVAYLMVEYQDIVTVRGGIPNQLDIVFAIITVLCVLEGTRRITGFILPLFALIFLAYPFFSHLDFMPNRLLTRPYDIGDIFGQLYLKTEGLYSTAIGASVTFIFLFILFGAFLSRSGMGQLFNDLALALAGHKQGGPAKVAVISSGFMGSINGAAVANVVGTGAFTIPLMKKVGYHKNFAGAVEASASVGGQVLPPIMGASAFIMAETTGVKYSTIALAALLPAVLYYLGVIAQVHFRAGRRDLKGIAKESLPRLKDVMKARGHMLLPIVFLVFLLGKSVPVGFAAAYTIGFTVVMSMLKAETRMGFKDILGALEDGARQSLAVMAACAVVGIIIGVVSLTSFGSVMTSSIVTLGAGSLFLTLILTMLASMVLGMGLPSIPAYIITATMAAPALAGFDIPILAAHMFVFYFGIFANITPPVCLAAFAGAGIAGGDPMKTGFQSLRLALAGFIVPFMFIYNPTMLMIDPAGLAVTAKEFPLPPVIEIITVVFTSVTGVIGLSAAVEGYFKGEMNAITRVVLAIGALLLIYPEVMTDIVGGVIVFGIIAFNINANKSNNKPVSVTRL